Within the Equus przewalskii isolate Varuska chromosome 1, EquPr2, whole genome shotgun sequence genome, the region GGTACCATCCAGAACTAGAAATCTGCTGGCAGTTAGTAAACAGAGATGTGAGGGATGGGAGTGGGGCTAAGGGAAAAGGCTTATATTCATGttacataaaggaaataaatgtggCCCAGCCTATGTTGCCAAGAGCCACTCCTGAAAGCAGCTCCCCACCACCTGGCAGCTCCCCGGagccctggcacagagtaagggcttaacagatgaatgaatgaatgaatgaacagataaacTTAAAACCAGCAGGACCTGGCAACCACCTGGGGGAATCAAGAAACAAAGCTCTGAGCCGACGGGGACTGTTGACAAAGTGACGGTGCAGAGGAAAGTGACAATGAGGCAGCTGCCCATGAGCATTcactgtgggccaggccctgcaCAGACCCTCCcccactcattccttcatttcatCCTTGTGACCCTCCTGTTCTCATTTTGCAGAGACTGAGACTGAGGATTAGACAGGTTAAATGAGTTGCCCAAAGTCATCGTCAGGAAGGAACAGAGCCTGGCTCAAACCCAGGTCCATCTAATGCCAGAATTCATGCTCATCACTGTGGTCTCCATCCCAGACTGGCTGAGCTGGGTTAGCACCTCAAGAGCTTTGTCCCAGGGGACCTGCCTGAGGCATAAGCACAGTGCCTACAGTTGCCGGGCACTCCCAGGGTTGCTGACATCTAAGCCTGATGATGGAGTCTTTTGGCAAAGCTATTCTCACACCTTGCTCTGCCCCAAGCTGGGCTCAGCCAAAGGCTTGGAGCAGCATCACCTCTGTGCCCATCTCTGCCCACCAGTCAAGCTCTAATAGCCAGAAGGGCCAGTGTGACTGCTGTGTTGGCAGCATGCACCCTTCCCTCGCTGCCCCTTGAGTCAATTGGGGACCCAGAAGGGGACAGAAAAGGAGGTCACTGTCCTGAGGGGGTATAACTGGATATCTCTGCCCTGAACCATTTCTGATAAAAGCAGCTACTTCAGAATTGACAAAGCAAAGACTGTTCTCCATACACACTTTCAGGGCCTTTTAAAAGAactcacagagaaaaataagacacatCAGCAATCATTCCAGGATCTGGGAAGATTAAGACAAAAATATCTgagcaaggaaagaaaatcaagattCTGAAAGGGCTGGTGCAGCGTAGACACCTGTGTTGGGTGCTGGGGAAGCAGTGCCCAGCAGACCCAGGCTCTACCTGTTGTCAAGCAGAGGACGGACGCCATTCCTCAGACTGCCACAGGGTGAGGACCAAACCCAACCAGGTGAGGTCACcaggagaggcttcctggaggaagcgacCTGCAAGGCAGGGGCCCGAGGTTGAGTCGATTACCAGGCAGAGTTAGGGAAGTGGGCCCAGCAAAGCCTGGAGAAGTGAGGAAATATGAAGGAAGGGCTGAGTCGGGACGGGCAGGAGGAGGTGAAGCTGGAGCAGTAAACAATGACAGGTCAGGCAGGGCCTGGTTAGCTTTGCTAAGACCTCTGGCTCCATCTTGACTGCAATGGAAAGCTCCTGAAGCCGGGGATGGCATGATCAGATGGACATTTTACAAAGGGCCTCCTGCTGCTGCATGGAGCTTGGCTGGAAACAGATGAGCTCGGAGGGAGTCTAGAGCGACACAGGAGTTCAGGCAGCAGAGGGTGGTAGCCGGATGAGGGGAACGGTGGGGATGGGGACAGAGGGGTCCCCTCAAGACATATTATGGAGGCCAAGTTGCCTGGACTTGGAGAGGGATTGGCTCTGAGCgctgggcagagggaaagagcagggggtggggtgcCGGGGCAGAGGGCAAGGGGGCTCCCAGGCCTCTCACAGCCAGAGGGAGGATGGTGATTTTCACTAAGACCAGACACAGGGCTGGCTTTAGAAGGAAGGGTCAGAGCTCACCAGGAAGACAGGAAAATGGCTTCAGCCATTTGTCCAAAAGAAGAGTCACACGACCACATCGAAAATGGCCAGCAACTACTTGCAGAGTACTTCACAAAGCACTTTCCGCCAGTGACTCCTTTGGCCACTGGGTCATCCACTAAGGTAGGGATGACTggatccccattttaaagatgagcaaatcgaggttaagtgactttccaaaGGCCACAAAATCAAGGGGGGGCACGAGAACTGAAGTCTTCTGCCTCCCAGTCCGGTGCGGATTCTGCAAGCAcgtatttccatttaaaatgacaTCTGACTTCTGGGCAGGGTGGCAAACGACAGGTGGTGCAATCCGCTCTCTAGAAGCAGAACAAACGATGAAAGGGCCACAGACCGAAATGTTAACGGTGGTTAACTCattggccatttttattttcctctttttagatTATACTTTGAAAATTTCATCAAtgaatgtatattatttttataaagaaagaaagaactaaaatataatttaaaaagtaacttttccccccagtctgtggtggcTTTATTGGGGGTCCTCCCTTTCCACTGTTTACTGCGAGTcagggatggggaagaggagaaggcggGGTGCGGGGCTGACTGGAATATAAACATTAATGAGTAGCATCTGAGCATAAGTCTTTGACGGGGAGGAGGAACACTGATGTCCATTAATGGGGGGCAAGTGTCATTACAGGGGGAGAGTCAGCTGCCATTAACGGCACAGAGACATATGTGATGCCAACCATGAGGGCTGGGAGGAGAACGAGGAGCGGAAGGAGGATGTGACCAAGGGCATCTGTTCTAAAGATACTGTGGCGGTTTCTCATGCTGCAGGGTCCCATAAGTCTCCTGGTTCAGGGTACTCAAGCCCGTGTAAATGTCATCTGATTTCTCATCGGGGGCTATGGCTGCCTTCAGCACCTGGCTCTTGAGTCGACAGTAGAGCAGGATGAGGACAAAACCACACAAAAACAGGATAGCATCCAGGATACAGCAGAGCTGATGCTCTTCCAGGGCCGCTGCTTGTTCAA harbors:
- the LOC103554497 gene encoding high affinity immunoglobulin epsilon receptor subunit gamma-like — encoded protein: MPAVVLLSLLLVEQAAALEEHQLCCILDAILFLCGFVLILLYCRLKSQVLKAAIAPDEKSDDIYTGLSTLNQETYGTLQHEKPPQYL